The sequence CCGCGCTGCTTCTTGCCATCACCGGACCGAAAATTGCGCAGTACAACACCCAGGGGCCTGCCGCCGATAAAGCGGTCGAGAGGCTCGGAAGCATCGTGCGTGGTTCTCAGGTGACTGCAGAGCACATGACCATCTTTCCGAACTGCTCTTTCCTGCCAGGTCTGAACACCGTGCGGTCATGGCATCCCCGTGGCCCGAACGAGATCGAAGTCTGGGCGTTCACCATTGTCGATGCCGACGCACCCGAGGACATCAAGGACGAATTCCGTATTCAGTCGATGCGCAGCTTCTCGGCCGGTGGCGTCTTCGAGCAGGATGACGGTGAGAACTGGGTCGAGATCCAGCAGGTGCTGCGTGGTCACATGGCTCGTAGCCGCCCGTTCAATGCGGAGATGGGGCTGGGCGAGACTCGGACGGACGCTGACTACCCGGGGACGATCAGCAACGTTTACAGCGAGGAAGCTGCCCGCGGGCTGTACTCGCACTGGGTGCGAATGATGACGTCCCCGGACTGGGCCGCCCTCAATGCCACTCGCATCCCGCAGGACGAAGCAGCGCTCACGTAACCGCCACCGGAGGTCTCTCGCACGAGAGACCTCCGGCAGACACATAGGACCGCCATGATCGATACAACGTCACCAACCATTCCGTTTCTTACTAAACCAGCGCCCATCGACGTGGCGCTGCAGCAGGAAATAGAGCAATTCTATTACTGGGAAGCGAAGCTACTCAACGACCGCCGATACCCAGAATGGTTCGCACTCCTGGCGGACGACATCCATTACCTGATGCCGATTCGGACTACGCGCGTCATGCGTGAAGCTTCTCAGGAGTACAACGGTCCTAGGGACTACGCGCATTTCGATGAAGATGCCCTGCAGATGCGTCAGCGTCTGCGCAAGATCACCTCGGATGTCAGCTGGTCCGAGAATCCCGCTTCGCGCACGCGGCACGTGATCTCGAATGTCATGGTGGTCGATGGCGAGAGGTCCGGCGAATACGAGACGTCGAACGTCTTCGTCGTCTACCGAAACCGTCTGGAGCGGCAGGTCGACATCTTCGCAGGCGAACGCAAAGACCTGCTGCGGAGAACGGGCAGTGACAGCGGATTCGAAATCGTGCGACGGACAATATTGCTGGATCAGAGCACAATTCTGTCCAACAATCTCAGCTTCTTCTTTTAGGACCCATCAATGCCTCTCACACGGATCTGTAACTCGAACGACCTACCACCGGGTGAAATGCTGCGCTTCGAAGGTGGCGCGGAGCCCATCTTGGTTTCCAATGTCGACGGAGAGTTCTTCGCAGTCCAGGACACCTGTTCGCACGACGAGTGGTCGCTCGCCGAGGGAATGCTCGAGGGCGGTGTCGTCGAGTGCACATTGCACTGGGCGAAGTTCTGTGTACGAACAGGCAAGGTGAAGGCTTTGCCCGCCTCCGTACCTCTCCGCACCTTCGCGACCAAAGTCGAGGGAGACGAAGTGTTCGTCGAACTGGACAGCGAAGCGACAGTCTGATGGTCTCGACTATTGCGGTCGTCGGCAGTGGCGTCGCGGGCGTGGCTGCGGTGCAGGCGCTGCGGTCTGAGGGATATGACGGGCGTCTATTCCTGATCGGCAAAGAGAGGGAACATCCCTACGACCGCACCGCGCTCTCTAAAACGGTCCTGTGCGGAGAGAAGAGCCACCCTCCGCTGCTGTTACCGACGGACTCCATCGCCGACTTGCGGGTGGAGATGGTGCTGGACACGACGGCAGTGCGGTTGGACGTCGAACGTTGCGAACTCGAGTTCGACAATGGTTCCTCGCTGAAAGCCGATCGCGTGTTGCTGGCCACCGGAGCGCGTGCGCGCGCGGCAGCCATCCCCGGCGTGACGCTGGCCGGTGTTGCCACCTTACGGACCGCGACCGACGCCTATGAACTCCGCCAGCAGTGGCACCCGGGTCAACACCTCATCGTAGTCGGAGGAGGTCTGATCGGGTGCGAGGTCGCCACCACCGCCCGCAAGCTGGGCCTTGACGTCACCATCCTGGAAGCGTCGGACGAATTGCTCCAACGTGTTCTCGGTCGACGAATCGGTCGATGGTGCCGACAGCGTTTGGAAGAACTCGGCGTCACGGTCAGATTGAACGCAGGAGTGGCCGAGTTCACGGGCACCGATCGGCTCACCGGTGTTATCGACACCGCAGGAGAGGTTCTGTCCGCAGACTCCGCAATCCTGTGTGTCGGAGCCGAACCCGAGACAATGCTTGCCGAGGAGTCCGGACTGCGCTGCAGTCGCGGCATTGTCGTCAACGCCTCCGGCGGTACCGGTGCCGAGAGTGTCTTCGCCGCTGGCGACGCCGCTTCGTGGCCCCTTCGAACAGGCGGTCGACGATCGCTCGAAACCTACATCAACAGCCAGAAGGAGGCCGCCGCCGTCGCGTCGGCGATGCTCGGCAGCCCCGTTCCCGCTGCACAGGTACCTCTGTCCTGGACCGAGATTGCTGGTCGTCACATTCAGATGGTCGGGGATATCGAGGGAGCCGGCACTTTCGTCGCGCGAGGAAATCTCGAGGACGGCGCAGCTGTGCTGTTCAGGGTGGACAACGGCAGCGTGATGGCCGCGGTTTCGGTAGATGCGCCGCGCGACTTCGCCATGGCGGCTCGTCTCGTCGACGCTGGCCTCCATGTGAATCAGGACGCTCTCTCGGATTCGGATATGGAGTTGCGAAAAATTTATCAAGCAGCTCGTCGCGAAGCGGCACTTACGTGAAGGAGAAGGACATTGCAACTCAAAGGTGAAGTCGCGCTGGTGACCGGCGGAGCTGCTGGCTTGGGGCGTGCGATCGTCGATCGCTTCGTCTCCGAAGGCGCGTCCGTTGCCGTTCTGGATCGCTCCCCGGCTGGATTGGCGGAGCTGAAGGAGGCCCACGGCGACGCCGTGGCTGTCGTCGAAGGCGATGTGCGTTTTCTCGACAGCCATCGGGAAGCGGTCGCCAAGTGCGTGGAAACCTTCGGAAAGCTCGACACCCTGATCGGCAACGCGGGCGTGTGGGACTACTCGACGGCGTTGGTCGATATACCGGACGACACGCTCAGCGAGGCGTTCGACGAGATGTTCTCCGTCAACGTCAAGGGGTACCTGCTGGGCGCGAAGGCTTGCCTTCCCGCCTTGTACGCTAGTAAAGGCAGCATGACTTTCACTATCTCCAACGCGGGTTTCTATACTTCCGGTGGAGGTGCTCTGTACACGGGGTCGAAGCACGCGGTCGTCGGAATCGTCAAGCAGCTCGCGTACGAGCTCGGTCCCCACATCCGGGTGAACGGCATCGCGCCGGGCGGTCTCGGCGGATCCGACCT comes from Rhodococcus oxybenzonivorans and encodes:
- a CDS encoding aromatic-ring-hydroxylating dioxygenase subunit beta, encoding MIDTTSPTIPFLTKPAPIDVALQQEIEQFYYWEAKLLNDRRYPEWFALLADDIHYLMPIRTTRVMREASQEYNGPRDYAHFDEDALQMRQRLRKITSDVSWSENPASRTRHVISNVMVVDGERSGEYETSNVFVVYRNRLERQVDIFAGERKDLLRRTGSDSGFEIVRRTILLDQSTILSNNLSFFF
- a CDS encoding non-heme iron oxygenase ferredoxin subunit; its protein translation is MPLTRICNSNDLPPGEMLRFEGGAEPILVSNVDGEFFAVQDTCSHDEWSLAEGMLEGGVVECTLHWAKFCVRTGKVKALPASVPLRTFATKVEGDEVFVELDSEATV
- a CDS encoding NAD(P)/FAD-dependent oxidoreductase, producing the protein MVSTIAVVGSGVAGVAAVQALRSEGYDGRLFLIGKEREHPYDRTALSKTVLCGEKSHPPLLLPTDSIADLRVEMVLDTTAVRLDVERCELEFDNGSSLKADRVLLATGARARAAAIPGVTLAGVATLRTATDAYELRQQWHPGQHLIVVGGGLIGCEVATTARKLGLDVTILEASDELLQRVLGRRIGRWCRQRLEELGVTVRLNAGVAEFTGTDRLTGVIDTAGEVLSADSAILCVGAEPETMLAEESGLRCSRGIVVNASGGTGAESVFAAGDAASWPLRTGGRRSLETYINSQKEAAAVASAMLGSPVPAAQVPLSWTEIAGRHIQMVGDIEGAGTFVARGNLEDGAAVLFRVDNGSVMAAVSVDAPRDFAMAARLVDAGLHVNQDALSDSDMELRKIYQAARREAALT
- the bphB gene encoding cis-2,3-dihydrobiphenyl-2,3-diol dehydrogenase; translation: MQLKGEVALVTGGAAGLGRAIVDRFVSEGASVAVLDRSPAGLAELKEAHGDAVAVVEGDVRFLDSHREAVAKCVETFGKLDTLIGNAGVWDYSTALVDIPDDTLSEAFDEMFSVNVKGYLLGAKACLPALYASKGSMTFTISNAGFYTSGGGALYTGSKHAVVGIVKQLAYELGPHIRVNGIAPGGLGGSDLRGLKALNLQDTSISSIPLADMLSQVLPTGQMATATESTGAYVLFATRAETVPLTGSILNYDGGLGVRGFTEANRGSLLDDHFAPNEVVGRVAP